In a genomic window of Sus scrofa isolate TJ Tabasco breed Duroc chromosome 4, Sscrofa11.1, whole genome shotgun sequence:
- the PEA15 gene encoding astrocytic phosphoprotein PEA-15 yields the protein MAEYGTLLQDLTNNITLEDLEQLKSACKEDIPSEKSEEITTGSAWFSFLESHNKLDKDNLSYIEHIFEISRRPDLLTMVVDYRTRVLKISEEDELDTKLTRIPSAKKYKDIIRQPSEEEIIKLAPPPKKA from the exons ATGGCTGAATACGGGACCCTCCTCCAGGACCTGACCAACAACATCACCCTTGAAGATCTGGAACAGCTCAAGTCAGCTTGCAAGGAGGATATCCCCAGTGAGAAGAGTGAGGAGATCACTACTGGCAGTGCCTGGTTTAGCTTCCTGGAGAGCCACAACAAGTTGGACAAAG acAACCTCTCTTACATCGAGCACATCTTTGAGATCTCCCGCCGTCCTGACCTCCTCACCATGGTGGTTGACTACAGAACCCGTGTTCTGAAGATCTCTGAGGAAGATGAGCTGGACACCAAGCTGACCCGTATCCCCAGTGCCAAGAAGTACAAAG ACATTATCCGGCAGCCCTCTGAGGAAGAGATCATCAAATTGGCTCCTCCACCGAAGAAGGCCTGa